The sequence GTCGACAGGTTGCCAACGAACAGTTGCTGAATCCCCCCTGCCTCCAGGGACCCCCTTTCCTGCTCTGAATACAGGTGTGAAGCCACCGGTTGGCCATCGACAAACAGCTCTACAGAGTCCAAGTCCAGCGTTTCTCGATTCCCGAGTGTCAGGAAAACTGCCATTCGCGTATCGACAGGGTGGAGAAGCTCCTGCTCCAGAGAAAAAACACGCGCAGAGTGCTCTGAAATCTGAGCCCGCAGCTGCTCAATCTGCTGATCGATGGTAGAAGCCGCCGATACGGGAAGCATAACCAGACAGAAAATCCCGGGAAGGAACGCGCGCCAAGCGTTTATTCGGCGCTCTTTTGTTGGTTTTTTGCCGAACATAATCCCGTTTTTGCCTCCTGCCTTCCTGATAATGGACATCTTTTGTAACAAGCTGGCAGAAAGCGTAACACTTGGTAACTCGCAAGAACGGTATCCAGATCACCAAATGAAAAACAGCAGAAGGGAAATTGAAGGGGTGTCGACTTTTTTAACAGGGCTAGATAAGAAAGTGTGACAGTGTATTGTGAAGAATACGCGAGCGAAACCAAGACTCTGTTTTATGGCCACTTTCCATTTATGGCCTTGGAATTGCTTAGAACAAGTCACGGGGAAACCATGCCGGTCACCCCGTTTGATATGCCGAGCTTAGCCGATGCCCTCAACCGCATCGGCTTTTTTTATTTGCTCAGATGCTTCATGGCCGATTCAAGACCATCAATGGTCAGTGGGTACATGTGATCATTGACCAACTGTCGGGTCATACCGAGAGAGCCTCCGCTCCCCCAATAGCTTTCCGGCAGCGGGTTGAGCCAGACGACTTTGCGAAAATGATCTGATACCCGCTGGAACCAGGTTGCGCCAGCTTCCTCGTTCCAGTGTTCTATCGAGCCACCGGGATGCGAGATTTCATAGGGCGCCATCGTGGCGTCTCCCACAAAAATGACTTTGTAATCCGGGGAGTACTTATGAAGGATGTCATAAGTACTCGTGGTTTCATTCATTCGACGAATGTTGTTGGTCCAGACGCTCTCATAAATGAAATTGTGGAAGTAAAAATACTCCATGTGCTTGAACTCGAGTCTCGCCGCGGAGAACAGTTCCTCGCACACCCGAATATGAGGATCCATTGACCCACCAACATCGAAAAAAATCAGTACCTTCACCGCATTGTGCCGCTCCGGCACCATTTTGAGGTCCAGATACCCAGCATTGCGGGCAGTGGATCGGATAGTGTCATCCATATCGAGCTGGTCGGCCGCACCCTGACGCGCGAACTTGCGGAGGCGACGAAGGGCCACCTTGATGTTTCGGATGCCCAGGGTAATGCTGTCATCCAGATCCTTGAATGCGCGTTTCTCCCAGACCTTGACCGCTCGCCCGTGCCGGCCATTTTTCTGGCCAATACGGAAACCTTCCGGGTTGTAGCCATCCGCACCAAACGGAGAGGTACCGCCGGTCCCAATCCATTTGTTACCTCCAGCATGGCGTTCACTCTGTTCTTCCATGCGTTTCTTGAAGGTCTCGATGAGTTCCTCCAGGCCGCCCAGGGAGTCGATTTTGGCTTTATCTTCCTCGGACAGGTGCTTTTCAAATTCGGCGCGCAGCCAGTCGTCCGGAATCAGCATCTCCATCAGGTCATCAAGATTCTCGATGCCCTCAAAGTAAGCCTTGAACGCTCGGTCGAACTTGTCGAAGTGACGCTCGTCCTTCACCAGGCACAGGCGCGACAGATAGTAGAAGTCTTCCATGTCAGCAAACGCCAGACGATTCTGGAGGGCCTCCAGAAGGTCCAGGAATTCGCGCAAACTCGCGGGTACCTTCGCACGCCGCACTTCTAGAAAAAAATCAATCAACATAAAACGAGACTCTTGCTGAGTATCAGCTGCGACGACGGGCCATAAAGGCCAGCTTTTGCAGCAGGTGAACATCCTGCTCGTTTTTCACCAGTGCGCCATACAAGGGCGGCAGCGCAGAACTGGTGTCTTTCTCTTGAAGCATTTTCGCAGACAATTCATCCGCCATCAGCAATTTCAGCCAATCGATCAGCTCGGATGTGGACGGCTTCTTCTTCAGTCCCGGCACCTTACGAACATCGAAGAATACTTCCAGCGCATCACGAACAATTTCCTGCTGCAGGCCCGGGAAGTGAACATCGACAATGTCCTTCATGGTGTCGTGCTCCGGGAAACTGATGTAGTGGAAGAAGCAGCGACGGAGGAATGCGTCCGGCAGTTCCTTCTCGTTATTACTGGTAATCACGACAATCGGGCGCTGACGGGCCTTTACGGACTGCTGGGTTTCATAAACAAAGAACTCCATTCGATCCAGCTCCAGCAGCAGGTCGTTTGGAAACTCAATATCGGCCTTGTCGATTTCATCAATCAACAGCACA is a genomic window of Marinobacter sp. F4206 containing:
- a CDS encoding VWA domain-containing protein; protein product: MLIDFFLEVRRAKVPASLREFLDLLEALQNRLAFADMEDFYYLSRLCLVKDERHFDKFDRAFKAYFEGIENLDDLMEMLIPDDWLRAEFEKHLSEEDKAKIDSLGGLEELIETFKKRMEEQSERHAGGNKWIGTGGTSPFGADGYNPEGFRIGQKNGRHGRAVKVWEKRAFKDLDDSITLGIRNIKVALRRLRKFARQGAADQLDMDDTIRSTARNAGYLDLKMVPERHNAVKVLIFFDVGGSMDPHIRVCEELFSAARLEFKHMEYFYFHNFIYESVWTNNIRRMNETTSTYDILHKYSPDYKVIFVGDATMAPYEISHPGGSIEHWNEEAGATWFQRVSDHFRKVVWLNPLPESYWGSGGSLGMTRQLVNDHMYPLTIDGLESAMKHLSK
- a CDS encoding AraC family transcriptional regulator, yielding MLPVSAASTIDQQIEQLRAQISEHSARVFSLEQELLHPVDTRMAVFLTLGNRETLDLDSVELFVDGQPVASHLYSEQERGSLEAGGIQQLFVGNLSTGEHELKAIVTARSAKDHFVRRETVHQFRKRPGTLRLQMSLEAQAPNYGPRVSFVEWK
- a CDS encoding MoxR family ATPase — encoded protein: MKFTGTDNYVATDDLQMAVNAAISLQRPLLIKGEPGTGKTLLAEEMAAALGMRLIPWHIKSTTKAQQGLYEYDAVSRLRDSQLGDEKVKDISNYIVKGKLWEAFEADEQVVLLIDEIDKADIEFPNDLLLELDRMEFFVYETQQSVKARQRPIVVITSNNEKELPDAFLRRCFFHYISFPEHDTMKDIVDVHFPGLQQEIVRDALEVFFDVRKVPGLKKKPSTSELIDWLKLLMADELSAKMLQEKDTSSALPPLYGALVKNEQDVHLLQKLAFMARRRS